A single window of Pontiella agarivorans DNA harbors:
- a CDS encoding IPT/TIG domain-containing protein: MKAHDAQSTLRKQYINTAVIAAAVAMTTIAHTAELLNNGDFNNVMENWNVEDALGSWIPYEHPDGTVSLSPASVFGYRGTVISQPLNVDGIASQTVDLSIDLGSDWFQNPGNSVAVYLEYIDSSGARQRALALNPDNSAIAEGGMATISTSYTFPADSARLVELAIDLLDDTWSSADNISLSSSSLTPGPIPQLGSITPAALAHGGTLTITGHGFGSAAGEVLIGGSTNGVTVQSWTPDQVTVLIGTACTGGNVMIDSAGTRTCEKRTLSVTSPYYTVDVSPASTIATAGQSVQVGIHTPFRNGFSTAAGIQLSVTNQAARSVLSPNPVMADGGSLLTFDTTGLTPGVHTFTVLGQDGASTDRTAEFSIDIRAVDTLTAVDFSDVSLDGYTFTSGAPASMQTTITDTLGGDISYEVPRPVWSSDNPMLIEVFQETSPWGSLYFLPHANGSTTVRAALPDGSEYPFAVQVALPADPAVVSHSCSFSPMSNDPTETNQLYFLASGPMSGYSYSIGDLGVATHNSYLNGDNSSHTYDFTIGADAIPGTYMFSSSATVGGVTLSDGCLLQVVNNPDTGMIKGHVAQFGGDMMGHGASGELEFYDASSGTLLFTENIWSWTDNYTAPSIPPGVYTLRWNPGSFSSIPPQWFPNADTQSVAAAVTVTAGSTVEEVNFTLSPPDEPVVYPPISIPPAYDSGSGTYSFSVQTTSNTSYQLQKSANLKDGSWFNLESIWGDGSNAQVEDSETAASTGFYRVVPE; encoded by the coding sequence TACCTTATGAGCATCCCGACGGAACCGTCAGTCTGAGTCCCGCATCCGTATTCGGCTATCGAGGAACCGTCATCAGCCAGCCCCTCAATGTCGACGGCATCGCAAGCCAGACGGTGGATCTGTCGATCGACCTGGGGAGCGACTGGTTTCAGAATCCCGGCAACTCCGTTGCGGTCTATCTGGAATACATCGACAGCAGCGGAGCCCGGCAGCGGGCCCTTGCGCTCAATCCGGACAATTCGGCCATTGCCGAAGGCGGGATGGCCACAATCAGCACATCCTATACGTTTCCGGCCGACTCCGCCCGGCTCGTCGAGCTGGCCATCGACCTGCTTGATGATACGTGGAGCAGCGCGGACAACATCAGTCTGAGTTCATCCTCCCTGACCCCCGGCCCGATACCTCAGCTCGGCAGCATCACGCCGGCCGCTCTCGCCCACGGCGGAACGCTGACGATTACCGGCCACGGTTTCGGATCCGCCGCCGGAGAAGTCCTGATCGGCGGATCCACCAACGGGGTGACCGTGCAATCGTGGACCCCGGATCAGGTGACCGTCCTGATCGGCACCGCATGCACCGGGGGCAACGTCATGATCGATTCCGCCGGGACGCGTACCTGCGAAAAGCGCACACTGTCCGTCACCAGCCCCTACTATACGGTGGACGTTTCGCCCGCCAGCACCATCGCCACGGCCGGACAGTCCGTACAGGTCGGGATTCATACCCCCTTCCGCAACGGTTTTTCGACCGCCGCCGGTATTCAGCTGAGCGTAACCAATCAAGCCGCACGATCCGTCCTTTCGCCCAACCCGGTGATGGCCGACGGCGGTTCGCTGCTGACGTTCGACACAACCGGGCTCACTCCGGGCGTCCACACCTTTACGGTGCTCGGACAGGACGGCGCCAGTACCGACCGAACCGCCGAATTCAGCATCGACATCCGGGCGGTCGACACCCTCACGGCAGTCGACTTCAGCGATGTCTCACTCGACGGTTATACCTTTACCTCGGGTGCACCGGCATCGATGCAGACCACTATTACGGACACGCTCGGAGGCGACATCAGCTATGAAGTGCCGCGGCCGGTCTGGAGCTCGGATAATCCGATGCTGATCGAGGTGTTTCAGGAAACGTCGCCCTGGGGCAGCCTCTATTTTCTGCCCCATGCTAACGGCAGCACCACCGTGCGGGCCGCCCTGCCGGACGGCAGTGAATATCCCTTCGCGGTACAGGTCGCCCTGCCCGCCGATCCCGCCGTGGTCTCCCACTCCTGTTCATTCTCGCCGATGAGCAACGATCCGACGGAAACCAACCAGCTCTACTTTCTCGCGTCCGGCCCGATGTCGGGCTATTCCTACAGCATCGGCGACCTCGGCGTGGCAACCCACAACAGCTATTTGAACGGCGATAACAGCAGCCATACGTATGACTTCACTATCGGAGCTGATGCTATCCCCGGAACCTATATGTTTTCAAGCAGCGCAACCGTTGGAGGAGTAACCTTATCCGACGGCTGCCTGCTGCAGGTCGTGAACAATCCGGACACCGGCATGATCAAAGGGCATGTGGCGCAGTTCGGCGGCGACATGATGGGACATGGTGCCAGCGGTGAGCTGGAGTTTTACGATGCCTCGTCCGGCACGCTGCTCTTCACCGAAAACATCTGGAGCTGGACCGACAACTATACCGCACCGAGCATTCCGCCCGGCGTCTACACCCTGCGCTGGAACCCCGGTTCGTTCTCGTCCATCCCGCCGCAGTGGTTCCCGAATGCAGACACCCAGTCCGTGGCGGCGGCCGTAACGGTCACAGCCGGCTCAACGGTTGAAGAGGTCAACTTCACCCTCAGTCCGCCCGACGAACCGGTGGTTTATCCACCGATCAGCATTCCGCCAGCCTACGATTCCGGATCCGGCACCTATTCCTTCAGCGTTCAGACCACGAGTAATACATCTTACCAGCTGCAGAAATCCGCCAATCTGAAAGACGGTTCGTGGTTCAACCTCGAGTCGATCTGGGGCGATGGCAGTAACGCTCAGGTTGAGGACTCAGAAACGGCGGCATCCACAGGATTCTATCGCGTCGTACCTGAATAA
- a CDS encoding P-II family nitrogen regulator, which translates to MKLLIAYIQPEALNDVKQSLYDAEVYKMSVTNAMGCGQQKGYHETYRGADIEVNLLKKVRIEIAVNDEFVESTTDAIIKGARTGNIGDGKIFVLDLPECIRIRTGEKGPEAVG; encoded by the coding sequence ATGAAATTACTTATTGCATATATTCAGCCTGAAGCACTCAACGATGTGAAGCAGTCGCTTTACGACGCGGAGGTCTACAAAATGTCCGTAACCAACGCGATGGGTTGCGGTCAGCAGAAGGGCTATCACGAAACCTACCGCGGCGCGGACATCGAAGTGAACCTGCTCAAGAAGGTCCGCATCGAAATCGCCGTGAATGATGAATTTGTTGAATCCACCACCGATGCGATCATCAAAGGTGCGCGTACCGGGAATATCGGCGACGGAAAGATTTTCGTCCTCGACCTTCCGGAGTGCATTCGAATCCGCACCGGAGAGAAAGGCCCGGAGGCCGTGGGTTAG
- the ptsP gene encoding phosphoenolpyruvate--protein phosphotransferase — MMKKRNVDLVCDIAELISLAEGGRDRRELLQQVVTSVASHMQADVCSIYIYDEEDKELTLRATQGLDERAIGAVKLKLGEGITGRAVRELRPICVGTASRSDSYKFFPGIHEEDYEAFLAVPILRGLRRIGALVVQADEANYFTPNDVKALRAIAAQLATMIENVQLLSEARLEAAASETAAPKKVISESLIKGRSASTGTARGKAFTLDSANSESCVLPDPDAKPHSLEDFERAVEKTAEQIDRLQRQTSEELADVAVLIFSAHLLILEDDQFSGRIKGLIEEGCEAVKAIATVVDEYVEVFSKSKMPLIREKVLDVKDLGNRLTRNLLNEEADTADYQGQIIIAHELLPSDILKLSAENVEGFIVSSGVTSHNAIISRSLGIPMVAISREQADAIPDGEEMLMDAEQGIIYLHPGPEVYDKYRDLDQAWRVLHDAADMKEETRTRCGQRISIFANINLLSDLKPAREFKAEGVGLYRSEFPFIVRNDFPTEEEQYVIYKKLVDQMEGRMVTFRTLDIGGDKMLSYYSNVNEANPFLGMRAIRFSLENKDIFSQQLRAFLRAGADADTRIMFPLVSSVDDFIAARDIAYECMSSLDAEGIAFNPDTKFGVMMELPSAVEVVDELAQEADFLSIGSNDLIQYMLAVDRTNEMVSSLYLAHHPAILRAINRIVRAGLKYEKDVSICGDLSADPRMLPFLLGVGLKKFSIDSVNAPTLQRLVNELNMEEAEKIARTMLALGRISEVEAFLLERNLAPECEA, encoded by the coding sequence ATGATGAAAAAGAGAAATGTAGATCTGGTTTGCGACATTGCGGAGTTGATATCGCTGGCTGAAGGGGGGCGTGACCGCCGGGAGCTGTTGCAGCAGGTGGTGACGTCTGTGGCGTCGCATATGCAGGCGGACGTCTGTTCGATCTATATTTATGACGAAGAGGACAAGGAGCTCACATTGCGGGCGACCCAGGGACTCGACGAGCGGGCCATCGGCGCGGTGAAGTTGAAGCTGGGTGAGGGGATTACGGGCCGGGCGGTTCGGGAACTTCGTCCGATTTGTGTCGGAACCGCTTCCCGGAGTGATTCCTACAAATTTTTCCCCGGTATACACGAAGAGGACTATGAGGCCTTTCTGGCGGTTCCGATTCTGCGCGGTTTGCGCCGTATCGGTGCGTTGGTGGTGCAGGCGGATGAGGCCAACTATTTCACACCGAATGATGTAAAGGCCCTCCGGGCGATTGCCGCTCAGTTGGCAACGATGATTGAAAACGTGCAGTTGTTGAGTGAAGCGCGCTTGGAAGCTGCTGCATCGGAAACGGCTGCGCCGAAAAAGGTGATTAGTGAATCGTTGATTAAAGGGCGGTCGGCGAGCACAGGAACGGCGCGCGGGAAAGCCTTTACACTGGATTCGGCAAATAGTGAATCGTGTGTTCTTCCTGATCCCGATGCAAAACCGCATTCACTGGAGGATTTTGAGCGGGCGGTTGAAAAAACGGCGGAACAGATCGATCGGCTTCAGCGTCAGACCAGTGAGGAATTGGCCGATGTGGCTGTGCTCATTTTCAGCGCCCATCTGCTCATTCTGGAAGATGATCAGTTTTCCGGACGGATTAAGGGTTTGATTGAAGAGGGCTGTGAGGCTGTTAAGGCCATTGCCACTGTGGTCGATGAATATGTGGAAGTTTTTTCAAAGAGCAAAATGCCGCTTATCCGCGAAAAAGTGCTCGATGTTAAGGATCTGGGCAATCGTCTTACGCGAAATCTTCTGAATGAAGAAGCTGATACGGCAGATTATCAGGGACAGATCATCATTGCACATGAGCTGCTGCCGTCGGATATCCTGAAACTTTCGGCCGAAAATGTTGAAGGATTCATTGTCAGCAGCGGGGTGACCTCGCACAACGCCATTATTTCGCGGTCGCTGGGTATTCCGATGGTGGCTATCAGCCGGGAGCAGGCGGATGCTATTCCGGATGGCGAAGAGATGCTGATGGATGCGGAGCAGGGCATTATTTATCTGCATCCGGGTCCGGAGGTTTATGATAAATACCGCGATCTTGATCAGGCCTGGCGGGTGCTGCACGACGCGGCGGATATGAAGGAGGAAACGCGGACCCGATGTGGTCAGCGGATCAGTATTTTTGCCAACATTAATTTGTTGAGCGACCTCAAGCCTGCCCGTGAATTCAAGGCTGAGGGGGTAGGGCTTTATCGATCCGAATTCCCGTTCATTGTCCGGAATGACTTTCCTACAGAAGAAGAGCAATATGTGATTTATAAAAAGCTCGTTGATCAGATGGAGGGTCGGATGGTTACGTTCCGGACTCTGGATATCGGCGGCGATAAAATGCTCTCCTACTATTCAAACGTCAATGAAGCCAATCCGTTTCTGGGTATGCGGGCGATCCGTTTCTCGCTAGAGAATAAAGACATATTTTCTCAGCAGCTTCGGGCTTTTCTGCGGGCCGGCGCCGATGCCGACACGCGCATTATGTTTCCGCTGGTCTCTTCTGTGGACGACTTTATTGCCGCACGTGATATTGCCTATGAGTGTATGAGCAGTCTCGATGCCGAGGGTATTGCTTTTAATCCGGACACGAAGTTTGGTGTCATGATGGAGCTGCCTTCTGCCGTCGAGGTGGTGGATGAACTCGCGCAGGAAGCGGATTTTCTTTCGATTGGTTCAAACGACCTGATTCAGTATATGCTGGCGGTTGACCGGACCAACGAGATGGTTTCCAGCCTGTATCTCGCTCACCATCCGGCCATTCTGCGCGCGATCAACCGCATTGTGAGGGCCGGATTGAAGTATGAAAAAGATGTTTCCATTTGCGGCGACCTGTCGGCGGATCCGCGTATGCTGCCTTTCCTGTTGGGTGTCGGACTGAAAAAGTTCAGCATCGACAGTGTGAATGCGCCGACGCTCCAGCGTCTGGTGAATGAGCTCAATATGGAAGAAGCTGAAAAAATTGCCCGCACGATGCTGGCTTTGGGGCGGATCAGCGAGGTTGAGGCCTTTTTGCTTGAGCGCAATCTTGCGCCCGAATGCGAGGCCTGA
- a CDS encoding ammonium transporter, whose protein sequence is MLKLKKYAMFALALCALAAVPVMADEVAEVTAADAFAAADNALFTANNVWMMVATFLVFIMHLGFAMVETGLTRAKNSVNILFKNTAIPAIGLLTYALIGFNLMYPGFAEDSAGIFGFAGFGISSPEGAAGLIDYAGGGYAYWTDFLFQGMFAATAATIVSGAVAGRVKLGPFLIFSTIYVGLVYPWVGSWKWGGGWLDGIGFYDFAGSTLVHSVGGWGALAGIILLGPRLGKYVNGKVKAIQGHNMPLLTIGVFLLWLGWFGFNGGSVLSADPGLVSYVLVTTSLAAAAGIIGSMAASWTLQKHPDLTMVLNGCLAGLVGITAGADVLSVPWAVVVGLVCGAVAVVSVMVFDRFKLDDPVGATTVHLVCGILGTLFVALSPEHTIVPQLIGIVSYAVVCFPAAFILFLILKVTVGIRVSKEEEMKGLDLGEHGMEAYHGFQFFTNV, encoded by the coding sequence ATGTTAAAACTGAAAAAATACGCGATGTTTGCTCTCGCGCTCTGTGCTTTGGCGGCCGTGCCCGTCATGGCTGATGAGGTGGCGGAAGTGACGGCGGCGGACGCCTTTGCGGCTGCTGATAATGCCCTTTTCACAGCGAACAATGTCTGGATGATGGTGGCCACATTCCTTGTGTTCATTATGCATCTGGGCTTCGCCATGGTCGAAACCGGCCTGACCCGGGCGAAAAACTCGGTGAATATTCTGTTCAAAAACACTGCGATTCCCGCGATTGGTCTGCTGACTTACGCGTTGATCGGTTTTAACCTGATGTATCCGGGTTTTGCGGAAGATTCCGCCGGTATTTTCGGGTTTGCCGGATTTGGTATTTCTTCCCCCGAAGGGGCGGCCGGTCTGATTGACTATGCGGGGGGCGGATACGCGTACTGGACCGACTTCCTGTTCCAGGGCATGTTTGCCGCAACAGCAGCCACCATTGTTTCCGGTGCGGTTGCCGGTCGTGTTAAACTCGGCCCGTTCCTGATTTTTTCGACTATTTATGTCGGCCTTGTTTATCCGTGGGTCGGTTCCTGGAAATGGGGCGGCGGCTGGCTGGACGGCATTGGATTCTATGATTTCGCCGGCTCGACACTGGTTCACTCTGTGGGTGGATGGGGCGCACTGGCCGGTATTATTCTGCTCGGACCGCGTCTGGGTAAATATGTGAATGGAAAAGTGAAGGCCATTCAGGGGCACAATATGCCGCTGCTGACCATCGGTGTATTCCTGCTGTGGCTCGGCTGGTTCGGGTTTAACGGCGGTTCGGTACTGTCGGCTGATCCGGGCCTCGTGTCCTACGTGCTCGTCACGACCTCACTTGCCGCAGCCGCCGGTATTATCGGCTCCATGGCAGCTTCCTGGACGTTGCAGAAACATCCGGACCTCACGATGGTTCTTAACGGCTGTCTGGCCGGTCTTGTGGGAATCACGGCGGGTGCGGATGTGCTTTCTGTTCCGTGGGCTGTTGTAGTTGGTCTGGTGTGCGGAGCGGTTGCTGTTGTTTCTGTCATGGTGTTTGACCGCTTCAAGTTGGATGACCCGGTCGGTGCCACCACCGTCCATCTGGTTTGCGGTATTCTCGGTACGCTGTTTGTGGCTCTCAGCCCTGAACATACCATTGTTCCGCAGCTGATCGGTATCGTGTCCTACGCTGTGGTCTGCTTCCCGGCGGCCTTTATACTGTTCCTGATTCTCAAGGTTACTGTCGGTATCCGCGTGAGCAAGGAAGAGGAAATGAAAGGGCTCGACCTTGGCGAGCACGGAATGGAAGCTTATCATGGGTTCCAGTTCTTCACGAACGTCTAA